A portion of the Leifsonia sp. EB41 genome contains these proteins:
- a CDS encoding branched-chain amino acid ABC transporter permease: MKRSLTKAGTLRAGIFFLVLIAVPLLGGPSWLLGVLIFTIMYAALSSSWNIVGGFAGYPSLGHAAFFGIGAYAIGITFTNSVGDGYTPFWVLPLVGVGVALVAAPIGWLSMRTRQDVFAIVTITILFIAQTLAFNLNGLTGGAQGKSVAPAPFAAATYDWPFYFAMVAVLAVTMGISFAISKSKFGLALLTIRADEDKAQGIGVRVTAVKVIAFALSCGLVAMVGGIWAYYVGFIYPQFAIDPLITIGMVLMTFLGGKGTLWGPVLGAFILVPAQEYFAQLFGASELYLLAYALVFLLIMLFLPRGILPSIAAARQRRRSRDTEKPSAPAAAPEVPVSAVTSEPKVGLTR; this comes from the coding sequence ATGAAACGCTCACTCACGAAGGCCGGCACACTCCGTGCCGGCATCTTCTTCCTGGTGCTGATCGCCGTTCCCCTGCTGGGAGGCCCGTCGTGGCTGCTGGGCGTTCTGATCTTCACGATCATGTACGCGGCACTCTCCAGCTCGTGGAACATCGTCGGCGGCTTCGCCGGCTACCCATCCCTCGGTCACGCGGCCTTCTTCGGAATCGGCGCCTACGCGATCGGAATCACATTCACCAACAGCGTCGGAGACGGCTACACGCCATTCTGGGTCCTTCCGCTGGTGGGCGTCGGCGTAGCGCTGGTCGCGGCACCGATCGGCTGGCTCTCCATGCGAACCCGGCAGGATGTCTTTGCGATCGTCACCATCACCATCCTGTTCATCGCGCAGACATTGGCCTTCAACCTCAACGGGCTCACGGGTGGCGCGCAGGGCAAATCGGTGGCCCCTGCTCCCTTCGCGGCAGCCACGTACGACTGGCCGTTCTACTTCGCGATGGTCGCGGTGCTCGCGGTGACGATGGGGATCTCGTTCGCGATCTCCAAGTCGAAGTTCGGACTCGCCCTGCTGACGATCCGAGCGGACGAGGACAAGGCGCAGGGCATCGGCGTGCGGGTCACCGCGGTGAAGGTGATCGCCTTCGCTCTCAGCTGCGGCCTCGTGGCAATGGTCGGCGGGATCTGGGCATACTACGTGGGCTTCATCTACCCGCAGTTCGCTATCGATCCACTGATCACCATCGGCATGGTCCTGATGACCTTCCTGGGTGGCAAGGGCACTCTGTGGGGACCTGTGCTGGGCGCATTCATCCTCGTGCCGGCGCAGGAATACTTCGCGCAACTCTTCGGCGCTAGCGAGCTCTACCTGCTCGCCTACGCTCTCGTGTTCCTACTGATCATGCTGTTCCTGCCGCGTGGAATCCTCCCGTCGATCGCCGCGGCACGCCAGCGACGCAGGAGTCGTGACACTGAGAAACCGTCCGCCCCTGCCGCTGCGCCGGAAGTCCCGGTGTCAGCTGTGACATCAGAACCGAAAGTAGGGCTGACACGATGA
- a CDS encoding branched-chain amino acid ABC transporter permease, whose product MHALIQALILGILTGGVYALMASGQTLIFGIMKVVNLAQGAMIMIGAYLTYSLFTAFGIDPFLSLLITTPLLFFVGVGVQWALLRPLHGDDVPQLSLLVTFAVALGIEGVLSFAYGATLTNIQPSYANASWTVLGFQISVVRFWAFAISIVLLLALGALLKRTKFGRSVRATVQNPTSAELLGVNAKKVSAIGFGLGSATAAAGGAVFGMLNSFNPGSHYDLISRLLTVVILGGLGSIGGAIYAAIIMGVISSMVAAVASPVWSDFAFFIVLLLVLLIRPQGLFGAKTRGAL is encoded by the coding sequence ATGCATGCGCTCATCCAAGCTCTGATCCTCGGCATTCTGACCGGCGGCGTCTACGCCCTCATGGCAAGCGGGCAGACGCTGATCTTCGGAATCATGAAGGTCGTCAATCTGGCTCAAGGCGCCATGATCATGATCGGGGCGTACCTGACGTACTCCCTCTTCACCGCCTTCGGAATCGATCCGTTCCTCTCGCTGCTGATCACCACGCCACTGCTGTTCTTCGTCGGTGTCGGCGTGCAGTGGGCGCTCCTGCGCCCGCTGCACGGCGATGACGTTCCGCAGCTCTCGCTGCTGGTGACTTTCGCTGTGGCGCTCGGAATCGAAGGCGTGCTGTCCTTCGCGTACGGTGCGACGCTGACGAACATCCAGCCGAGCTATGCCAACGCAAGCTGGACGGTCCTCGGCTTCCAGATCAGCGTCGTACGCTTCTGGGCGTTCGCCATCTCGATCGTTCTCCTGCTGGCGCTCGGAGCCCTTCTGAAGCGGACGAAATTCGGCCGGTCCGTGCGCGCCACTGTGCAGAACCCGACCTCGGCTGAACTGCTTGGCGTCAACGCGAAGAAGGTCTCCGCCATCGGCTTCGGCCTCGGTTCGGCAACCGCTGCAGCCGGCGGAGCCGTGTTCGGGATGCTGAACTCCTTCAACCCCGGCAGCCACTACGACCTGATCAGCCGATTGCTCACCGTCGTCATCCTCGGAGGACTCGGAAGCATCGGTGGGGCGATCTACGCGGCCATCATCATGGGCGTCATCTCCAGCATGGTCGCGGCAGTCGCCTCGCCCGTCTGGTCCGATTTCGCATTCTTCATCGTTCTGCTGCTCGTGCTCCTGATCCGCCCGCAGGGCTTGTTCGGCGCGAAGACCCGAGGTGCACTATGA
- a CDS encoding amino acid ABC transporter substrate-binding protein, protein MASTVALALAGCSQGTAGTQSGPLTIGISLSLTGDFSDSGKAAQRGYELWKDDVNKHGGVLGRQVQLKIVDDASSPNQVVSNYTNLIAQDRVNLVFGPFSSLLTVPASRIANRNNYAFIEPAGGGPSVFAQKLHNLFFVQPAPTTSGGTVFANYILSLPADQRPKTAAYVKLDDPFAAPIADNVKKKFEAAGIKTVYDKTYEAETADMTPIIAGVAATNPDVIVGGSQEADAFAQIKAMIQLHVNPKFLYEANGPNAPADFPAAVGVSNTEDVFSSIDWYPGSTQAGSAAFIASYLAKFGGTAAQIDPTSAEAYSAGMLVEAVAKKTGKVDNQTIINTLHKGTWPTLVGNLSWDQYGAPQGEYKLVQWVGGKLQTVYPAAQAQHAPVAPKQPWSGQ, encoded by the coding sequence GTGGCATCGACGGTCGCCCTTGCGCTGGCCGGCTGCTCGCAAGGCACCGCCGGAACGCAGAGCGGACCGCTCACGATCGGAATCTCTCTGTCCCTGACCGGTGACTTCTCCGACTCCGGCAAGGCCGCGCAGCGCGGCTACGAGCTGTGGAAGGACGACGTCAACAAGCACGGCGGCGTGCTCGGCCGACAGGTCCAGTTGAAGATCGTGGACGACGCTTCGAGCCCGAACCAGGTGGTTTCCAACTACACCAACCTCATCGCACAGGACCGGGTGAACCTCGTCTTCGGTCCCTTCTCCAGCCTGCTGACGGTTCCCGCATCGCGCATCGCGAACCGGAACAACTACGCATTCATCGAACCCGCGGGCGGTGGCCCGTCGGTCTTCGCACAGAAACTGCACAATCTCTTCTTCGTCCAGCCCGCACCGACCACGTCCGGAGGCACCGTCTTCGCGAACTACATCCTGTCGCTGCCCGCTGACCAGCGGCCGAAGACAGCGGCCTACGTGAAGCTCGACGACCCATTCGCCGCACCGATCGCCGACAACGTGAAGAAGAAGTTCGAAGCGGCAGGCATCAAGACCGTCTATGACAAGACCTACGAGGCCGAGACCGCAGACATGACCCCGATCATCGCAGGCGTGGCGGCCACCAACCCCGACGTGATCGTCGGCGGCTCGCAGGAGGCGGACGCCTTCGCGCAGATCAAGGCCATGATCCAGTTGCACGTGAACCCGAAGTTCCTCTACGAAGCGAACGGCCCGAACGCTCCGGCGGACTTCCCGGCCGCAGTCGGCGTCTCCAACACGGAGGACGTCTTCTCCAGCATCGACTGGTATCCCGGCTCGACCCAGGCGGGCAGCGCCGCGTTCATCGCCAGCTACCTCGCGAAGTTCGGCGGCACAGCAGCTCAGATCGATCCGACATCGGCTGAGGCGTACAGCGCCGGAATGCTCGTCGAGGCGGTTGCCAAGAAGACGGGCAAGGTCGACAACCAGACGATCATCAACACCCTGCACAAGGGAACCTGGCCCACGCTGGTCGGGAACCTGAGCTGGGATCAGTACGGTGCGCCGCAGGGCGAGTACAAGCTCGTGCAGTGGGTCGGCGGCAAGCTCCAGACGGTCTACCCGGCCGCGCAGGCGCAGCATGCTCCGGTTGCCCCCAAGCAGCCCTGGTCGGGACAGTGA
- a CDS encoding LacI family DNA-binding transcriptional regulator — translation MAEGPTIADVARLAGVHPGTVSRALNPKEESKVNSETRARVKRAAKQLGYAPNSLARSLRTSSSMTVGIIIPDLTNPIFPPIVRGADSCLATHGYSAFVVNTDSDEQNERALFDSLMQRHVDGLIFGTGHAGPSVAEEAFQRGIHAVMVNRDAGGVPYPSVVGMDADGIRSAVEHLHALGHRRIAHFAGPAEFSTSRVRAGAFVAACEACDMDRVVIDAGQYSIEAGRAATAQLIELGTDLPTALVAGNDLLALGAYHAIRAAGLSCPEDFSIVGFNDMPFAEDFMPPLTTVRVPLFQLGVEAAQLLVDQLNGGRIRNVQVALPVELVVRGSTAPPRA, via the coding sequence GTGGCTGAGGGACCAACGATCGCGGATGTTGCGCGCCTGGCAGGCGTGCACCCCGGAACCGTCTCGCGTGCGCTGAACCCGAAGGAGGAGTCCAAGGTCAACAGCGAGACGCGAGCGCGCGTCAAGCGGGCCGCGAAACAGCTCGGATACGCGCCGAATTCGCTCGCGCGAAGCCTGCGGACGAGCTCGTCGATGACGGTGGGGATCATCATCCCGGACCTGACGAACCCGATCTTCCCTCCGATCGTGCGCGGGGCCGATTCGTGTCTGGCGACGCACGGGTACTCCGCGTTCGTCGTGAACACCGACAGCGACGAGCAGAACGAGCGTGCGCTGTTCGACTCGCTGATGCAACGCCACGTCGACGGCCTCATCTTCGGTACGGGCCACGCCGGCCCTTCAGTGGCCGAGGAGGCCTTCCAGCGAGGGATCCACGCCGTCATGGTCAACCGCGACGCCGGCGGCGTTCCGTACCCGTCGGTCGTCGGGATGGACGCCGATGGGATCCGTTCCGCCGTCGAGCATCTGCACGCGCTGGGCCACCGGCGAATCGCGCACTTCGCAGGGCCCGCAGAGTTCTCCACCAGCCGGGTCCGTGCCGGCGCTTTCGTCGCCGCCTGCGAGGCGTGCGACATGGACCGCGTGGTCATCGACGCCGGCCAGTACTCCATCGAGGCCGGAAGGGCGGCCACCGCCCAGCTGATCGAGCTGGGCACGGACCTGCCCACGGCCCTGGTCGCCGGAAACGACCTCCTCGCCCTCGGCGCCTACCACGCCATCCGGGCGGCCGGGCTCAGCTGCCCGGAGGACTTCTCGATCGTCGGGTTCAACGACATGCCCTTCGCGGAAGACTTCATGCCGCCTCTGACGACCGTGCGCGTCCCCTTGTTCCAGCTCGGGGTGGAGGCTGCGCAATTGCTGGTCGACCAGCTCAACGGCGGCCGTATCCGGAACGTTCAGGTCGCCCTGCCGGTGGAACTCGTCGTTCGCGGCTCCACGGCTCCCCCTCGAGCCTGA
- a CDS encoding NAD(P)-dependent oxidoreductase, with protein MVPQPHRSPYALDTSLLDVHTALITIDCNKFAANCTEGTMMSQHTIGWIGTGRMGFALATRLANAGRDVTVYNRTRAKADPLGELGCRIVDRPVDLADRDVVFTMVSTSEDLAQVLIGEGGLFSDPDRAPKIVIDSSTVSPEASARIRRAAAMRGIQFIAAPVSGNAKVIDAGMLTIAASGPREVFDEIEYLLEDLGRAVTHVGDDDVARLVKIAHNVFLGVVTQSLSEIVALAERGGVSRADFLAFLNDSVMGSIFTRYKSPALVNLDFTPTFTNVLLRKDMQLGLAAGKALGVPMPIAAATDMLVAEAVGAGHVSDDFATLFLEQTRRSGYTPESEAAPFDDGLAPAVVSA; from the coding sequence TTGGTCCCTCAGCCACACCGCTCACCCTATGCCCTTGACACGTCGCTTCTCGATGTCCATACTGCACTCATAACAATCGATTGCAATAAGTTTGCAGCGAATTGCACGGAAGGAACAATGATGTCCCAGCACACGATCGGATGGATCGGCACCGGACGGATGGGCTTCGCCCTCGCCACCCGCTTGGCCAACGCAGGACGCGATGTCACGGTGTACAACCGGACACGCGCCAAGGCGGACCCCCTCGGGGAGCTCGGCTGTAGGATCGTCGACCGGCCGGTCGACCTGGCGGACCGCGACGTCGTCTTCACGATGGTCTCGACCTCAGAGGATCTGGCGCAGGTGCTCATCGGCGAGGGTGGTCTGTTCTCCGACCCCGACCGGGCGCCGAAGATCGTCATCGATTCCTCGACCGTCTCCCCGGAGGCCTCTGCGCGGATTCGTCGCGCCGCGGCGATGCGCGGCATCCAGTTCATCGCTGCGCCGGTGAGCGGCAACGCCAAGGTCATCGACGCGGGGATGCTCACGATCGCCGCGTCGGGTCCGCGTGAGGTGTTCGACGAGATCGAGTATCTGCTCGAAGACCTCGGCCGTGCTGTCACCCATGTCGGCGACGACGATGTCGCTCGTCTCGTGAAGATCGCCCACAACGTCTTCCTCGGAGTCGTGACTCAGTCACTGTCCGAGATCGTCGCTCTCGCCGAGCGCGGCGGAGTCAGCCGTGCCGATTTCCTGGCCTTCCTCAACGACTCGGTGATGGGATCGATCTTCACCCGCTACAAGTCTCCCGCGCTGGTGAACCTGGACTTCACGCCCACGTTCACGAACGTGCTCCTGCGGAAGGACATGCAGCTCGGCCTGGCCGCAGGCAAGGCGCTCGGTGTGCCGATGCCGATCGCCGCGGCGACCGACATGCTCGTGGCCGAGGCTGTCGGAGCCGGGCACGTGTCCGACGATTTCGCCACCCTCTTCCTCGAGCAGACGCGCCGCTCAGGGTACACGCCGGAGTCAGAGGCGGCGCCGTTCGACGACGGCCTCGCGCCGGCGGTGGTCTCCGCATGA
- a CDS encoding M24 family metallopeptidase: MSGRPIGAPGHMGVDYEERVDFDRLRNYRIERAKAALDASECGAFLLFDFYNIRYTTSTWIGGALGDKMIRYCLLVRDREPVLWDFGSAVRHHKLYSKWLPEENWRPGFLGFRGAVPPDAGLMRDAVREIKGLLEDAGVASYPIGIDIVEPPFLFELEAQGIRVVDAQQHMLDARVIKSQDELILLNQAAAMVDGVYQDIVEALKPGVRENEIVALANKRLYEMGSDQVEAVNAISGERCNPHPHNFTDRLIRPGDQAFFDIIHSYNGYRTCYYRTFAVGSATSIQRDAYAQAREWMDRALDAIKPGVGTDAVARVLPKADEFGFDNELAAFGLQFAHGLGLGLHERPIISRLNSLDHPIELRPGMVFAMETYYPASDGISAARIEEEVVVTETGTELLTKFPAQDLVVANAY, translated from the coding sequence ATGAGCGGGCGACCAATCGGCGCCCCGGGGCACATGGGGGTCGACTACGAGGAGCGCGTCGACTTCGATCGGCTGAGAAACTATCGCATCGAGCGTGCCAAAGCGGCCCTGGATGCCAGCGAGTGCGGAGCGTTCCTGCTGTTCGACTTCTACAACATCAGGTACACGACCTCGACGTGGATCGGCGGTGCTCTCGGAGACAAGATGATCCGGTACTGCCTGCTCGTCCGGGATCGTGAACCCGTGCTGTGGGACTTCGGCTCGGCGGTTCGCCACCACAAGCTCTACTCCAAGTGGCTCCCCGAGGAGAACTGGCGTCCGGGATTCCTCGGATTCCGAGGCGCGGTTCCGCCGGATGCCGGACTGATGCGAGACGCTGTGCGTGAGATCAAGGGGCTGCTGGAGGACGCCGGCGTCGCTTCCTACCCGATCGGCATCGACATCGTCGAGCCTCCGTTCCTGTTCGAGCTCGAGGCGCAGGGCATCCGGGTCGTCGATGCCCAGCAGCACATGCTGGACGCCCGCGTCATCAAGTCGCAGGACGAACTGATCCTCCTCAACCAGGCGGCCGCGATGGTCGACGGCGTCTACCAGGACATCGTCGAGGCGCTGAAGCCGGGCGTCCGGGAGAACGAGATCGTCGCCCTCGCGAACAAGCGGCTCTATGAGATGGGGAGCGACCAGGTTGAAGCGGTCAACGCCATCTCGGGAGAGCGGTGCAACCCGCATCCGCACAACTTCACCGATCGCCTCATCCGTCCAGGGGACCAGGCGTTCTTCGACATCATCCACTCCTACAACGGGTACCGCACGTGCTACTACCGCACGTTCGCCGTGGGCAGCGCGACCTCGATTCAACGGGACGCGTACGCGCAGGCCCGCGAGTGGATGGACAGGGCGCTCGATGCGATCAAACCAGGCGTCGGCACCGACGCCGTAGCACGGGTCCTTCCGAAAGCCGACGAATTCGGATTCGACAACGAGCTGGCGGCCTTCGGGCTGCAGTTCGCGCACGGGCTCGGCCTCGGTCTGCATGAGCGGCCGATCATCTCCCGCCTCAATTCGCTCGATCACCCGATCGAGCTGCGCCCGGGAATGGTCTTCGCGATGGAGACGTACTATCCCGCGTCAGACGGGATCTCCGCTGCGCGCATCGAGGAGGAGGTCGTGGTGACGGAGACCGGGACGGAACTGCTCACGAAGTTCCCCGCCCAGGACTTGGTCGTCGCCAACGCATATTGA
- a CDS encoding GntR family transcriptional regulator: MSATSTQHGVTGARIAGSLRDAILDGGYAPGERIRQEELAEQSGASRVPVREALRMLEAEGLVTLVANTGAWVSSLSVAECHELYQMRERLEPLLLRLNVPLLSEETVQQLGALAGKMEATGDVEEFLRLDREFHLSALDVARTTVLGDTVRSLWNRTQHYRRAVTRRFFEQGDRSVHHDHHLIVDALRRRDDEEAEQVLARHIRRSRLELLQHPDVFASR, encoded by the coding sequence ATGTCGGCGACGTCCACTCAGCACGGGGTGACCGGCGCGAGGATCGCCGGCTCCCTCCGCGACGCGATCCTCGATGGCGGTTACGCGCCAGGCGAGCGCATCAGACAGGAGGAGCTCGCGGAGCAGAGCGGTGCGAGCAGAGTGCCCGTGCGTGAAGCGTTGAGGATGCTGGAGGCGGAGGGCCTGGTGACATTGGTCGCCAACACCGGGGCATGGGTCTCATCGCTCAGCGTGGCCGAGTGCCACGAGCTCTATCAGATGCGCGAGCGGCTCGAGCCGCTGTTGCTTCGGCTCAACGTACCGCTTCTGTCGGAGGAGACCGTCCAGCAGCTGGGTGCCCTCGCTGGGAAGATGGAGGCCACGGGCGACGTCGAGGAGTTCCTCCGGCTGGACAGAGAGTTTCATCTCTCCGCCCTCGACGTCGCCCGGACCACCGTTCTCGGCGACACGGTCCGATCCCTCTGGAATCGCACCCAGCACTATCGTCGAGCGGTCACACGGCGCTTCTTCGAGCAGGGCGATCGAAGCGTCCATCACGACCACCATCTGATCGTCGATGCGCTTCGCCGCAGAGATGACGAGGAAGCGGAACAGGTCCTCGCCCGTCACATCCGGCGGAGCCGGCTCGAGCTGTTGCAGCATCCAGACGTGTTCGCGAGCCGGTGA
- a CDS encoding VOC family protein, with the protein MEAKMTRDGLRGIPGIRGTDHLGFTVPDLEEAHTFLVDVLGCEPIYTLGAKESDSDWMQTHLGVHPRTVIREIRFYRLGHGANFEVFLYESADGQQPQPRNSDIGGYHIAFYVDDLDEAVDFLRRHEVEVMGEPTASRQSAEGQRWVYFRSPWGLQFELVSFPHGKAYENGADRILWHPAHPEL; encoded by the coding sequence TTGGAGGCGAAGATGACTCGAGACGGCTTGAGGGGAATCCCGGGGATCAGAGGCACCGACCACCTGGGGTTCACCGTCCCTGATCTGGAGGAAGCGCACACCTTCCTTGTCGACGTACTGGGCTGCGAACCCATCTACACACTGGGGGCGAAGGAGTCGGACTCCGACTGGATGCAGACGCATCTCGGCGTCCATCCCCGAACGGTCATCAGGGAGATCCGCTTCTACCGCCTCGGACATGGCGCCAACTTCGAAGTGTTCCTGTACGAGTCGGCGGACGGGCAGCAGCCCCAGCCGCGCAACAGTGACATCGGCGGGTACCACATCGCCTTCTACGTCGACGACTTGGACGAAGCGGTGGACTTCCTTCGTCGGCACGAGGTGGAGGTCATGGGGGAACCGACGGCCAGTCGCCAGTCCGCGGAAGGACAGAGGTGGGTTTATTTCCGCAGCCCGTGGGGGCTGCAGTTCGAGCTCGTGAGCTTTCCGCACGGCAAGGCGTACGAGAATGGTGCGGACAGGATTCTGTGGCACCCGGCGCATCCAGAGCTGTAG
- a CDS encoding transketolase C-terminal domain-containing protein, which yields MITHAEEAIDQTGIDADLIDLRWLDRASIDWETIGASIKKTNAVLIVEQGAQGTSYGGWLADEIQRRYFDWLDQPVARVTGGEASPSISRVLERAAIARTEEIVVGIEAVRSGFGA from the coding sequence ATGATCACCCATGCCGAAGAAGCGATCGACCAGACCGGGATCGATGCCGATCTCATCGACCTCCGCTGGTTGGACCGCGCCTCGATCGACTGGGAAACCATCGGTGCGAGCATCAAGAAGACCAACGCCGTGCTCATCGTCGAGCAGGGCGCCCAGGGAACCTCGTATGGCGGATGGCTGGCTGACGAGATTCAGCGACGCTACTTCGATTGGCTTGACCAGCCGGTCGCGCGAGTGACCGGCGGCGAAGCCTCGCCCAGCATTTCCCGGGTCCTCGAGCGTGCAGCGATCGCTCGGACCGAGGAGATCGTCGTCGGCATCGAGGCTGTGCGCAGCGGATTCGGAGCATGA
- a CDS encoding dihydrolipoamide acetyltransferase family protein, whose protein sequence is MAEIIRMPEVLAGAAEAAIQTWLVAPGASVSTNQAIAEVETDKAIVELQSEFEGIVGRVLAAEGDSVAVGDPILVLLGTGEGEDAIAPALAATGLVTDQPPRPEDQPPRPTTQQPRLEAQTGNEPAPEVPDSIKRRFISPLVRRRAREHGIEIGLLTGTGPEGRVVRRDLERYLQERLRTSAEAGESGRVPEAPTLAADAPVRVDESTAYSDVPLDRMRKAIARRLTESKSTVPHFYLVADCNVDRLVALRQEINLHAPRKISVNDLVIKAVSAAMMEVPEANAIWNTDSIRRFSSVDLAVAVATDGGLTTPVLRGVERMPLTEVSATVADLAERARSGRLMQHELEGGSFAISNLGMYGTDAFTAILNPPQSGILAVGAARKAPVVDSEGRLAVASVMTVSLSADHRVLDGAVAAQWLAALRRRIEDPFTILI, encoded by the coding sequence GTGGCCGAGATCATCAGAATGCCGGAAGTACTCGCCGGCGCAGCAGAGGCAGCCATCCAGACGTGGCTGGTCGCACCGGGCGCGTCAGTGAGCACCAACCAGGCCATCGCAGAGGTCGAGACCGATAAGGCGATCGTCGAGCTCCAATCCGAGTTCGAGGGCATCGTCGGTCGTGTGCTGGCCGCAGAGGGAGACAGCGTCGCAGTGGGCGACCCGATCCTGGTGCTGCTCGGCACCGGCGAGGGAGAAGACGCGATCGCCCCGGCGCTTGCTGCGACGGGTCTGGTGACCGATCAGCCGCCGCGCCCGGAGGATCAGCCGCCGCGCCCGACGACCCAGCAGCCGCGCCTGGAGGCTCAGACTGGCAATGAGCCTGCTCCGGAGGTGCCCGACTCGATCAAACGCCGGTTCATCAGCCCACTCGTCAGACGCAGAGCCCGAGAGCACGGCATCGAGATCGGGCTGTTGACAGGCACGGGGCCCGAGGGGCGTGTGGTCCGCCGCGACCTCGAACGGTACCTGCAAGAGAGATTGCGGACCTCCGCGGAGGCAGGGGAGAGCGGGAGGGTGCCCGAAGCGCCGACTCTGGCGGCCGACGCGCCGGTCCGCGTGGACGAGAGCACTGCGTACAGCGACGTTCCCCTTGACAGGATGCGAAAGGCGATCGCACGGCGGCTCACTGAGAGCAAGTCGACAGTCCCGCACTTCTACCTCGTCGCGGACTGCAATGTCGACAGACTGGTGGCGCTGCGGCAAGAAATCAATCTGCACGCGCCGCGGAAGATCTCGGTGAACGACCTCGTGATCAAAGCGGTGTCCGCGGCCATGATGGAGGTACCGGAGGCGAACGCCATCTGGAACACCGACTCGATCCGCAGATTCTCGAGCGTCGACCTCGCCGTGGCGGTGGCCACCGACGGCGGTCTCACGACCCCCGTGCTGCGTGGAGTCGAACGAATGCCACTGACCGAGGTCAGCGCCACAGTCGCCGACCTCGCCGAGCGGGCACGCAGTGGCCGGCTCATGCAGCACGAGCTGGAAGGCGGATCCTTCGCCATTTCCAACCTGGGCATGTACGGGACCGACGCGTTCACCGCGATCCTCAACCCTCCCCAGTCGGGCATTCTCGCCGTCGGCGCCGCACGCAAGGCTCCGGTGGTCGACAGCGAGGGACGGCTTGCCGTGGCCTCCGTGATGACCGTGTCGTTGTCCGCCGATCATCGAGTCCTCGATGGAGCCGTAGCCGCTCAGTGGCTCGCGGCGCTCCGCCGCCGCATCGAAGACCCGTTCACCATCCTCATCTGA